The Rhipicephalus microplus isolate Deutch F79 chromosome 4, USDA_Rmic, whole genome shotgun sequence sequence TGAGCTGTGATCTGTATTTGGCATGGATGTTTACCACGCTGAAATACACGACAAGGATTTTGTGAACACCCCGCTTTGACCCCAGCGGATTCACTATCTCCACTTCGTcgctgtacaacacaaaaaaaagcgtATACTGCGCGCCATCCTCGAGTAGTGCATGCAACTTTTCTTTGTATATGCAGCCATCCCTAAAATtatgcagcgttggtgaaggcgcTCCTGTTGAGAAATCTAGCTCTATGTGGTCGCGGAAGTTCTCAGAGGACATAAGATTTCGCATGACACCACTTATAGGAACAAACTGAAAAGTCTCACCAGCACCAAGATCACGCACTTCAGGCTTTACGTAGGGCAGGTGACGCTTGGCGAATTGCTCTCGCTTATATTTACTACttgctgcttgaaaaatatcCTCTAAGAATTCACCAGCGAGTAACTTGCgcagttcgattcctgccgactcCATCGCGATGTTATTTTCAATGACAGAAGCGAATGTCCGAATTATGTCGAGAAAGGTAATCTTGAAGTCATTGAAAACACTTTCTGCCGTAGAGTGCGGTAGCTTGTGCACTTctgcaacacgaaaaaaaagtaagcacagctgtttttttattttcagcacgAAGTCGTTGATTGTGGTCACTCGAGCAGTGGGAACAGAGACCGCATCGCATTCCGTGTTGATCATGTTCGACGAGCAACCAGATGAAAACATTTCACTGTGATCACCCACTGTGTCGTGCGCAGCGCAGCTTGTTGTGGCACGCACCGGTGGTTCTTCGAGGACTGTTGGTTCAACACCGGCTTCCTCTGCGTCATCCATGTCCATATATCGTCTGTGCACACGGTAAATGTGCCTTCGATAAGATTCGAACTCACTGTAGGTTTTCGCACACCCATCCACACCGCACATGATAGAAAATCTATTGTCGTGGCGATGGTCTCTTATGTGCCAGACGACTTTGCAGAGCTTCGTGGACGAGAACGCACATCTTGGGCATGAGTGTAACATGTTCACTCGCGGCAGTATTTGCGTACAGCCGCTGGGCGGTATTCTGGACTAAGTACGCCGACGGCTCACCATGATTACAGGTAGCTACATGGCAGACGTAACTGCAGTTCTATCCGTAGTTTTCACCAGCCGAACTGGGCCAGCATGGCTTACCATTTAGGACCAAAAAGTTGACAAGACGGCGGAGGGCGAAAAACATGAACCGGCAACACGTGGAAGCTCCGCATTCTTTGAGGGTTTttgcacggccgggctagactgcacctggaaggcgggcgtcgtggaggaaggggggggggtgggtgGCAAGGGTGAGATATTTTCACTGACAATAAGGATAAGGAGTAGTTGCCTTTACACGGGAATTCATGTGCCGTCTTAGCTGCGGGTAGCGAGAGGGTACACATTCCTACACGTGTCTAGCAGCGCCGTGAATATTGGTCGATGCAGAAACGGTTTCTTTCAAAATCAAGTTCAAGATCTAGTGAAGGATTCGACGAAACACCGTCTGGCGAGGGGCATACGTGTCttgcaaataaacaaacactCGCCAAATTTGCAACGATATACGTTGCAATTAGCGAGCGTTTGTTTATTTGCAAAACAAGTTCAAGATTTGAAAAAGCCACGCTAAACTGGACGGACATGCTTTTCGTGGAAGTACACTGTGCAGGTGGATTTCTTGGACCTGCCCTTCATCGTGCCCGAAATACAGGCTGCCCGTAGGGAAAGCGCATGGGTTGGTTTACTTCATGCCACGCACGTGCTTATTGTGACATTTCATTCGTAGGGCAAGTATTGAACTTCCTGAGAAGCTACGGCAACATAAGAGCGATGTCCCCAAGTTCCAGTGACAAAGAGTACGTTCGCGGACCACGGCATCTATTTTCACAATGCCGGCGTCGTCGAACAAGATGCAGCTTATTTAAACAGGTTTTCGCGAAATCCTGGCCTATCcaagacagtcagtcagtcaacaaacttTTTACACATTCCCCTGAGGAGctgacgtctttcaagacggctgGTCGGCTGCGGGCGGCACCCACGTCGGTACAGGAAGGGCATGCCCCTTTCGCAAGGAGACAGCCAGTTACTTCAACCGGCTTAAGGTGCGCTGCTAATCGAGTGCGCTCAATATAATTTCGCTCATCATGAAGAATAGGCACGACCCCACGGCAGGAAGAAAAAGTACGCGAATCGTGGAATTTTTTCttgcagctaaaaaaaaagaagaaaagaagtggatatttcaagggctagtttttctttgttagtctTGATATTGCAcctaagaacaacaaaacaaaacatttgtttactcctTACTTTGATTGGCGTCCCTCTGTTTCAAGTAAAGTCCATTAATTAAAGGACTGCACAGCAAGCATAACCGCAATTAGTCTCCTAACCATGGTTATAGAAATTAAACGGGTGATTCCACGGGAGATAAGGTAATAAACCGAACTGAAGTGAGATCGACAGGAATCTGAAAAGGATGTATCACATTTGATTGAGTATTTCATATTTTATGTATATAGCACCAAGCAGCCCGAAAAGGAACCCAGTTTTCTTTTAAACTGCATAATTTATGGGATCAAAAATATGGAACATATTCAATGCGGGGGACCAATTTCATCACCCGTCGTTCTCGACAGGTGATgagggtgttataagcaaacattACCGTTGAATTTTTTGTGTGAAATGTATGCGACAGAAACAGTAAAGTAACATTTATGAAACGTACTTGTAAAGCGAAGgaaactatttttgaaaaatttcTGAATATGCAACACTAAGTATAAATTGTTGTTGGGCGATTTGATTTAACGTCAGTAGGGTACATAATACCGCAAACTTGGAAAAAACACAGATTCTAGTAAATAAGTAGGAGGGAGCAGAAAGGTCGTGCGATAAACTTCTTTGTTTATTTGAAAGAACAGGCCACCAGATTACAAATCTCTGCGAATGCGTGCGTCAAAATCGGTAAACACTGGTCACATTCGCGTGTCAGAAAGCTGCAGCTCGTTTTGGTAAAGTAAAATAGTCGTATCAATAATGTAAGCTGTGCCTCTTTTCTTAATGTCAAACGCCCCCAATAGCTCGCACTAATGTTTCGTTGCTTCTGCCTATTATCTTGACCTCGCGAAGCCGAGGATCACATCTGCAGGCTATACCATGCGCAGGTAAATAcgcatttcttttattctttagaGATAAAGGATGCTCCCGAGTCGGTCGTTGAGACAGCGTCCTGTTTGGCCTACGTACgtattcccacacgacagcggtaTTTATGCAACCGTCACGCATTTCACATAAGGTATGGTGTGCTTCTTCAGGCATCCAGGCATTTCTGTCAACGTGGCTGACCCACGGACACCGTCCAGCCAACTTGTGTGGTGCCGAGATTACGCCCACGTACCATGCTTATTCCAGCTCACAATCATCAAAAGGTAGCAAAGGTTTGCTTTTGCGTCCACGTCTGGTGATGATGTAAAAATTTGAACGACTCTCGAGTGCAACGATCCCGGCGGCGATACCAAATGTTTGTTTTGTCGAGAAGTGGGTGACACGTGTTATTGGTACCTACTTTACACAGTGTTTAGACTTGAGTGAATAGCCGTTTGTAGAAGAATTATTAAGATGCTCGCTTAGCCGAATGTTTACACACCGACACCAACTCGAACAATCAGCCATTTTTACACACCAACCCGGTTGCCCCACGTACACCCACCTCAGTTGTCTATTGGCACAATGGTCACAGTAACTTAGAGTGGTCTAGAGTGGCTATAGACCACTCTGGGCTCCGTGTTTCGGAGCACAAACCGAGATCTCAACCAAAAAGTGTCACTTTTTTTGGTCTAGTGAAATATGCCGATGGAATATGCATGCCGATTCGACGCTGCAGTGTACTGGTTTAATATGGCAGACAGTGTGCCATCTTAAGAAGCGGAGGTTGGGAATACTTTCTAAGAAGAATAATAAAACATTAATTGGACAACTGCAGATCGAGAAGACATACGCGCCCGATATGTTTGAACTCTTTAGTGTGATTCAGCGGTCCTCTGGATACCATTCAATTGTACGATATGCCGGGGCCATCCTGATTAAATGCGTCGCAGTGGTCTAGCTAAACTATATATGGTCATATCTCCGACGAGCTTTGTAAAGGCAGCCACCCGCCCCATTATTCTGTCAACTAACATGAttttaattagaactaacagacaatgactccaagaaatatatagagggtgttattagaagtaattgcaatgtacatgtaaagaaagaaaatggcatgGAAAGATAGCAGTCCGCTGGTagggaccaaacctgtgaccttcgaataacgcatgcgATGCTCCAGAGCAGGGGTTCGCAACCTGCGGCCCGCGAGGCACTACTATATATGTGGCCCCGGCAGGACGTCCACCCCCCCCTCTCCTTCTAACCTTATTTCTTCGTATACTTAAAGGACCAGGCAGTTTTGGcctaaaatgcaatttttttagtaaCCAATGTTTAATTGGAACCTCATGACGCGTGCTTAAAATAAACATGattttacagtttttttacattatcCCTTTGCtcgcaaagcccccccccccccttccatttggCCCGTCGCTGTGCCAACTTCTGCTCTAGAGCATCGCACGTGTCGAAGGTTCGGTCCCTGACTGCGGTaagttaccttttcgtccacttttatttcgtcaaacttacattgcaataactacgaataacattccctatactatctctggcatcattgtctgttagtcctcattaatattctgtcgaacaaagaaaaacgagccgttcagttttcacttctttccttcagcCAATGTATGTATATCTTTCCTAACAGAACAACAAGACcttgaagcaacaaaaaaaatttctcacACAGGTTTTGATAGTGAATATTACCTACATGCAACACAATCACTCCATTAGAGTCTCTCTCGGAGTGAGACCGTGCGGAAGTGACATAATATCGCTTGTAGAATAAATGATGTTGACACCGGTGATTGTTTTGTCACGAACTCAATGGCCACGATAAATGAAATCTTAGCACTTCATTCACGTGCTCGGAGAACATATTCAAGTTCTCATCGAATGGCCGAGAGATAACAGAATTCTTTGCCTACATTATGCTTGAAGCAGTTTGTTTTTACGAGTGGCCTTGAAAACTGTGTCTCACACCTTTCAAAACAACACGTGGGGAGCTGCATCACACTATCTGAAATAACACAACCGCTGCTTAATTAGTATTGAGCGAAGTGGTAGCTGCACATGACTTCTGTCGTCGTAAATTCACGTTAAAACGGACGTGGCATCTGCCTACACGAGCGAGTCATGCAGCAGAgaattaatataaattaattaattTGTGCGCTCGATGCACACAAATTGAATTGAGTTAGCTTCTTTGTGGTGGTCTTACTTATTTGTACCAATGTCCATCTGGTTAAGCGCATAATTGTAAGCTATATAAACATGGAAGGTGGTGGCGCGTTACAGTGTCGaacgttagggggggggggggggggggcagtggttttcagaatcggaaaagaaaggaaaagtgaaccccgcaaataTTTGCCGCCAACTGCGACACCTGAGCAGTGGTTCACTGGGGAAGGGGGATAATAGACTAGAGTGGAGAGATGAAATGGGAATAAGAAAGCGAGAGAAgagaccaggaaaaaaaaaggggggggagaactTGTTCTCTTTTCATGCCCTTCTACTCACTCGCTGTCCCCAACTGGACCGGCATAATGAATAAAATGTTCTTTATTACCTTCGCATGCCAGCTACAGGTTTCAGACAGGACAAATTTCCGCTGCACAGAGCCAAATGGTCTTCAAGATTCAAAATTTTAACAACAGACAGCGTCGTTGTGATAGTTACCTTCAGGAGGCGCTGATTACTGAAACGCGGCAGGGGGCGCACACATCGACGGAAGCTGAGCCAGGCTAGGGTGGCTAGCCAGGCAAAGAGCAGGTTGTCGCAGTGTGAACGTGTCAGCAGCTTTCCTCCCGCGCCCACGTGCTTGTGTATTCATGGAGCCGCCGGAATTCCAATATTTGGTGTCATTTCAAGGCCGCAAGAAGATTATTTCTGCTCGTGGACCGACGGAGGCGGACATTTTGGAAGCCTTGAAGACGACAGACTTTGGCCATTCTTTGCAAGCATGCCGGATTGAGGTATGTTGTCTCTATCCTGAAGTGCATCGAATTGCATTGTGACAGTGGCCCAAACAGTACTGATTATATTCCGTTGTTAGCACGTGCTTCAACAGTTTTACCAAGCATGCGCTCGCGCTTTTCGAAGCGTGGGGCTTTTCTTGCCCTGCTCTCTCACTGGAGCTGTCGGCCCGCGAAGCGTGCACGTGGTCTCGGAGTTGCTGATGGGAGATGTAAACCAGGTTTAATCTCCGCTTCGGCGGCGCGCAACCACCCTTTGCTGGCATTCGCAGTAGTTGTGTTGCGATAATGTAATGGTGCGAATCGGCTATCGGggtggttttaaaaaaaaagtgaagaaataagTGTGGCCTCGTAACTGTGGCTCACTTCGGAGGTCAACTCAACAACACTGCACCGAGGATGGGGAAGTGGGAATGACAGATGTAGAGGATGAGAGgtgaaaatggtaaaaaaaaatgcgcactcgATCTGTCTCTCGGAGGCACGCACGAACTTTCATTAGCGGAAAGTGGGGCAgcgcgcttggtcatccagttatCGAGCAGGCAATGCACCAAGACACGGCGTTGGTAAGATGAGtggccgtcgctgagttcgtttcCTGGTGTTCAAATTGAGCGAGATTGTTCACGAATAAAGGCATAGCTAGGATGTTAAGAGGTTAGGTATGTAAGGAgatcagcaaaaaaaagtaagactTTTGTACCGCACGTAAAACATGAAATCAATAAAATTGGACTACAAGAAAGACTTATTATCAATTTCGAAGGACATGGAATAGGCTAATTTCTGTGGTTACTGCATGTATCTTCCATAGTGAAAATAGCGTGGGTGCAGAAGCTGCTTGTTAGCATCGgcatgcgcagggttcccctCTGAAGAGGGGGGCTGGGTGAAGGTTGCACGCCGGGCACGTTCTCTCCCCCcaccccgaaattttttttcgctctgcctACACAGAACAAAATGAACGTTTACCTGCCCGGTACCCACTATAGATCAGAAACGTGCCCTCCCCTCTGAAAAAGATATCTGCATACTACCCTGGCTGACTTTGCGCTGCCTTCTGAAACTCAGCACCCCTCTCCCTATTGTGTCAATGAGTGGGGCAAACATGGCGACCCCCTTCTACGTCTTAATTGACAATAGGGTGAGGGGCGGGGGGACCGCCAGCTGTGCTCCCAGGTATGCTCGTCAGAAACTGAAAATTCTCAAAGCTAGCGtaaagtgttgtgtgtgtgtgtgtgtgtgtgtgtgtgtgtgtgtgtgtgtgtgtgtgtgtgtgtgtgtgtgtgtgtgtgtgtgtgtgtgtgtgtgtgtgcgtgtgtgtgtgtgtgtgtgtgcgtgcgtgtgtgtgtgcgtgcgtgtgtgtgtgtgtgtgtgtgtgtgtgtgtgcgtgcgtgtgtgtgcgtgcgtgtgtgtgcgcgtgcgtgcgtgtgcgtgtgtgtatgtgtgcgtgcgtgcgtgcgtgcgtgcgtgcgcgcgcagtcTTGTGTTCTGGATGCTTGTTCACCAATGCTGTACGTTTGCCCCACGGTCGGCATTTCTGTCTCGCAGGTGTCGTTAGGTGTGTTTAATGCTTTGTATTCTTTGATATATTGTGTTGCTTTGTGTAGTGAAATCATCAATAATTATTAGGTGTGTGAGTATTCAAATTACCAATGGAATAGCGACGGATCCTTTATCTCTATTTAGCTATTTCATTGCCGAAATGTGTGCACTCGAAACATTAATGGGCTATCAACACTGTATTTATTAGCGCATGATTTCGCTTCTGCAAAAAACTATGGTGTTGCCAAGCGGTGGTGTTGGATGTTGAAACACAGTTTGAATTTTAGCCATTTTTGTAAAGGTGATAGCTGCCAGGTAAAGCCAGCTACATAGGTCAGAGAAAGTGTTTCCCAGAAACAGTCTGGAAGATAGAAGTGCAGCATAGCGTTCTTGCAGAGTAATATGAGAAGCACGATCATAAGATCGACTTCGACATCGCTTCTGTTCTTGAAACAGAAAGGAATCTATGAAGGAGGCTCTTGTTCAAATGCTGTTACATTCAGAACACACCTGTAAACATGAACCGGTCGTTAGGAACAATTCCCTCTGTATACGTTCACAGCCTCCGATacgcgagagaaagagaaagcaggGGCCATTGTCAAACAAGACGGGGAGATGCTTCCATGACCAATATAGTCATCTCCTTAGGAAAATACCGAATTGGTTCCGAAACGTCGAGATCTCTACGAACTTGGCTAGAGCCATTTCTAATTTCTAAATTGTGATACACTGTAGAAGAAAAGTTTGACGACAGAGATAACAACAGAGCTAAAAAATTTGCTTCAGCTTAGCGCACGCAAGAAATGCAGCCTAATAATTCCTTCAACGTGCGAAAATATAAGGCTCCATGGTCTATTGAATGAAGACTTGTGCCATTAGCGTATACAGTATTTTATAGATAGCAGATACTGTGAGTGTGGTTTTTCGTTGTAGCACAGTGATTATCTTCTGCTAGTACAGCAATCATTAAatgcttttgtttatttctaaTTGATGTTATGAAACAGTGAAATTTCACAAGTTTAATTGTCACTATTTCACAAATCTGAACTTACTGATACCGAATGTCCAGACGAGTAATTTACAATGCTCTTTACAATACATACATTAAGGGTTTCTCGACAATACACACGGCatcatgataataataaaaaaaaacaggacaagtaAAGTGATTCTAGGGTGCTATTGAATATAACATTGGTAGTCTGCTTACTTCAGGTTCTGTGCCTATTGAGGTAACTTTATGGGAATTTGAACATCACATCTGAATCTCTTTCAGGTATACAACGTCCGACATGATGAATTTGTGGACCCACCAGCTGGCCATGTCTTCTCTGAGAAAGATAAAATCAGGCTTGTGTGCAGTGAAAACTTCTTAATGAGCTGCAGGTCAGTACCTAAATTTCAGGTGCCAAGTTTAATATTGCTTTTGGAAAACTGCATCACTTACTAGCCTCTGTTTTCAGCACAACTGACAAAGTGACAGCAGTGCATGAAGTTAGCCTGCCCAAGACCCTTGAAAGTAATGagcagtcacctagtcagcagcttgCCTGCTGTGAAAATGATTATAGGCTACCACCTGTGCCCTTAGATATTAAGGATGCGATTGAAAGGACACAACCAGGAAAAGTGTCCAGTCACACTAAATCCCGCATTGTAGGGTGGATTGCAAATCATCTCATGACTATAACAGTGTAAGTATAGGCATGTATTTGCATGTGTTTAATTCAGTACAGGTTTTAAAGTTGCTCTTTTTTACAGCTATCCAGGAAGCCTCTACGAAGCAGCTGCAAAATCTCTCGTGTTGGAATATCCAGTGCTAAGGGACACTATTGGCACAGGCTGGGTAAGCACTAAAGCAATGGCATTCCTATAACTTTATTGGGATGTCATACATGTTGGTGAGCTAGACTGCAGGTGCCCTTCAAGTTATTTTGTTCTTGGAGAGCATTCAAGAAGTTTCAACCCCATATTTATTACATTTGAATAATTGCCATGCATGTTCTTAGAGTCGTTTCATCGAACTCTGATAATGGCAGACATTAACTTGAGGGTTTGATAATAATCATCAACTAGGTGCCCATGGCCAATATATTCATATCATGCATTAATAAAGTTAAAAACTGGCCCTGGTTATAAGCTTTAACACCGGTTTAAGAGGATAAATACAGATGTAATGCATCGCTTCTGGGGATTGAATATTACCACTAATGGTATATGTAGTTTCTAATCACAGCTTGAATAGAGGCTCACACAAGCTCAGTTCTGCGACTGAAATGCCACGATCTTCGCCATGCCGCATGGCTCCAGCACATACATAAAATGCAGGAACCGGAGTTTGGAATGAGCAGATAAAGCTAAAATACAACAGATATGCTGATATTACTAGGAACAGCTAAATTTGCCAGGTATTGTCACCTGAATCTGCTTCTGCCCCATAGCAGGTTAAAAGCAGTGTATCAAGGTTCCCAAAGAATCATTTGCTTCAAAAGTGACCATGTTCAAAGAGGACAGTGTCCACTGTGCGGAaatttgaaataataaaaaaaattgttgtttccaGGACTCATGGAAAGTCTCCTTGAAATACAAATTCGCATATATGAGGAAGTCTCTGTGCACAGTTCCAGCTGTTCAAGCAGCGAGAGCAGCTTACGGAAAACGCAAAGACTTAGAAGAAAGCACCAATACTAAGCGGCACTGCCATGTGGTAAGTGAAACGTCAAATGGACTGGTACATAGAACTCAACTATGAAGTCACTCTTATTTTATGTGTGAGCTACTGAAGTaaaacattattcatgtttttaacGATATAACCTCTTCATATCAACACATTAAGAAGCCAGGCAAGTTTTCAGGGCCATATTGACAGTTAAAGTATAGTAAATGCAAAATAAGACAAAATAAatttggtaaacaaaaaaatcatcttATCTCCTATGGAGAACAAAACAAcaactttcacagttttcatgcaAGGCTCTATTATTTGAGTCAAGATGGTAACGCTCTATCAAACTTCTATGTGTCCCTGTATGTTTAAAACTCGGCGTTTCAGCAAGTGCCGCGGGCATGTTGCTCGATTCCtcattcttttcttcattttgtagctAGGTTCCCGACTTGGCTGATTCCATGCTCCTTGGTTAGCAAGTAGTAGATTTATTGCTCGGTATCAGCTTGTTATTGACATCATGCATCATTCCAGCTTTAAATATTGTGTTCTACATTTTGCACCATACTTATCACTGAaagtgactgacaatcctttgatTCAACTATTAAACTCGCATGAGTACTGAAATAAGTGGACAGGTGAAATCAAACTACTGCAGCTCAGTGAGCATGTGATGTGAAAGCTCCAACCAGCGATAATTAATGCCCTTTCAGTGGCCACCATAAACAATGCCCATATGCTATGCTTGGCTTCAATATCTGTCTGTCCTCTACATTAGAAAAGCTCCTTATTGCTCTTTATTTGTTGACTACACCATGTAACTATACATAAACCAATGTTTTTCCAGAAGCTTTTTAgaggtgaacatttttttttgggggggaggcaaGATACATATTAGGTTCGAAATTTCAAGttttcaaactttctttttatatgaAAGAACAAGCACTACTAACTAATATCTGGTCAAAGTTTTACATATATGACATACATATAAAGGCAACAACTCTTGTATTCTAACACCGACACCGCAGTTGGCAATATTTAAAATCAGTGTTACCTCTTCAGACTCCTTCTGATATAGGTAGGAGGCGTGGTTCACTGGTTTTACACACACATTTGCGATATGCTGGTTCACAAGGTGTAAATTTGGAAGTGGTGAAGTGCCGAGGTGGTCGACATTGGAGAGAATCATTGTGAGAACTTTGATATTAACATAATTTATGACACACTCGCAGAGCAAGATGGTATCAGTACACACTGCTTCAGTTCTCTTACGTAAGTCAACCCTGTAATTGAGTTCTCTACACATGTCCAGTTCAAAAAAATGCCAACATTCTTCAACTGAGCTAGCAAAAAGTTGAGTTTTCATGTCTGCCTATTTCATGTCATTTGTCGTGATCTTTCACTGTgcagtaccatcttttttttgctgattagaTTGTAGATCTCTCCCAACATGTCGCTTCTCAGCATGATGAGGCTACAATTAATAGCCATATTGACTACATGGTGAAAGAAATCAAGCGGCCTATTCCTGACATGCAAAAACTCGGTGATTCTATGGAGCAGACAAGACCATCTAGACAGAAGTGGATGAAGGAAATGAGGCCATCAACAGCAGATGTGGTGCTGAAATACCCTGCTTTGGCAAAGGCTGAAATGGTGAGCAGAAACAGCTGTGGTTTTGATCCTGCTGCAGAAATGTATGTGAGAGAACTTAACAATGAGTTTTTTTATGTTATCGATAGTTGCAAATTTGTTGGTGATTCGgtacaatttttttgtcgttcTAGCTTCATGAGGAGTTCATTGCTCTCACTGGCGTTAACTTAGAAAAAAAGGTCCTGGAATTTATAAACCGGTATGGAGACCGGTGTTTTGAGCTTGCGAAGTGTCGTCGTTGCGCGAAGGAAGCTGTGAAAGCAATTGAAGAAGAAGTCGAGGCACTGGATGGTGACGAAAAGAAATGTACGTGTAGAAGCTTGCCAGCTTTTCCAGTTTTCCCAAATTTCCAAACTTTTATAAGTCATTTTCATAGGAGTATTACTGTCAATGCCCTTATATGTGAAAGTTTGATGTGCCTAAAAATATTTCGTCAACAGATCGCTTTGCCGTTGGCATTGTCGAGTTGCTGCCCATGCTCCTAAAGGAGCAGCCGCGATTTCTGCAGGGACCGGTGAGCTTATTTGCTTTACCTTTTTTTATATCAGCTAGTATACTTTTCATCAGTGATGCTGATTTTATGTATTACTCATTTTACAGGACACCTACCCTGCCCTTTCGCTGAAGGGCAAAAATGCCTCTGAAGCTACAAACATAGTTGCGAGCTTTGAAGGGCTTAGTGTAGAGGTGCTTGATGTAATTGCAGGTATGACGGCGCTTATGGAAATATACTGGATATTCGATGTCAAGTACAGTGGCGCcaacaaaaaaacattcactCTACTTGAACATTTCTGTGGCTTGCCGACAAGTGCA is a genomic window containing:
- the LOC142814592 gene encoding sterile alpha motif domain-containing protein 3-like → MEPPEFQYLVSFQGRKKIISARGPTEADILEALKTTDFGHSLQACRIEVYNVRHDEFVDPPAGHVFSEKDKIRLVCSENFLMSCSTTDKVTAVHEVSLPKTLESNEQSPSQQLACCENDYRLPPVPLDIKDAIERTQPGKVSSHTKSRIVGWIANHLMTITVYPGSLYEAAAKSLVLEYPVLRDTIGTGWDSWKVSLKYKFAYMRKSLCTVPAVQAARAAYGKRKDLEESTNTKRHCHVIVDLSQHVASQHDEATINSHIDYMVKEIKRPIPDMQKLGDSMEQTRPSRQKWMKEMRPSTADVVLKYPALAKAEMLHEEFIALTGVNLEKKVLEFINRYGDRCFELAKCRRCAKEAVKAIEEEVEALDGDEKKYRFAVGIVELLPMLLKEQPRFLQGPDTYPALSLKGKNASEATNIVASFEGLSVEVLDVIAGMTALMEIYWIFDVKYSGANKKTFTLLEHFCGLPTSAKQMPLVIRQISSLEKAT